The candidate division KSB1 bacterium genome has a window encoding:
- a CDS encoding universal stress protein — protein sequence MLSADMDQFDLHFDKLRVNKVTVRGISPAEEIVNYADSNEAALIVMGTHGRSALGHFLIGSVAEKVVRHAKCPVLTISHQEKEMYELPAIKSILVPIDFFRPFRAGAQICDKPCGGVRCIFRILACH from the coding sequence ATGCTGTCGGCCGATATGGATCAATTTGATTTGCATTTCGACAAGTTACGGGTTAATAAAGTCACTGTACGCGGCATTTCTCCCGCCGAAGAAATCGTAAATTATGCGGACTCAAATGAAGCTGCTCTTATCGTCATGGGAACACATGGACGGTCTGCTCTTGGCCATTTCCTAATTGGGAGTGTAGCGGAAAAAGTGGTACGTCATGCGAAATGTCCCGTGTTGACCATTTCTCATCAAGAAAAGGAAATGTATGAACTGCCAGCCATTAAAAGCATCCTTGTGCCGATTGATTTTTTCAGACCATTCAGAGCAGGCGCTCAAATATGCGACAAGCCTTGCGGGGGTGTTCGGTGCATCTTTAGAATTCTTGCATGTCATTGA
- a CDS encoding universal stress protein, giving the protein MIFSDHSEQALKYATSLAGVFGASLEFLHVIDQRVHPAYYVMGEQSIFSIYPNLLEKSMTFLKEFVKDDISQNVNTEFFVREGNPHSEIVNFAKNQGVDLIAMATHGLSGLEKLLIGSTTEKVVRKSDVPVLTVT; this is encoded by the coding sequence TTGATTTTTTCAGACCATTCAGAGCAGGCGCTCAAATATGCGACAAGCCTTGCGGGGGTGTTCGGTGCATCTTTAGAATTCTTGCATGTCATTGACCAGCGTGTCCATCCGGCTTATTATGTGATGGGCGAGCAGTCCATCTTTAGCATCTATCCAAATTTGTTAGAAAAATCGATGACTTTTCTCAAAGAATTTGTTAAGGATGACATTTCTCAGAATGTAAACACTGAATTTTTCGTAAGGGAGGGAAATCCCCATTCAGAGATTGTCAATTTTGCCAAAAATCAGGGCGTGGATCTGATCGCGATGGCGACGCACGGACTCAGCGGACTGGAAAAATTGCTCATTGGCTCGACAACAGAAAAAGTTGTACGAAAGTCAGATGTTCCTGTATTGACGGTTACATAA